In Fusobacterium sp. DD2, the DNA window TACTTTTTGCAATTGTTCCACTCTTAAACATCATAAGTCCAAGTAGTAGAGCATATCCTAATATACTAAACAAGCTTGCGTGAATATCTGTAACCTGTACCGTTCTTATTAAAACGGTGTAGATACCTAAACATATCATCAAAAACAAACCTTGTAGTCCCAAGGCAAAAAGTCCCTTGATATAATTTGTTCCAATCTGACCCCATTCTTTATTTCCCATAGTCGCAAATGGTATGGATGATACTGATGAGTAGACATATATTTCAAACATACGCCCATATACTATTAAGGTAATAGTTAAAGATATACATTGAATTGCAATCCTCACTAGGCTTGTTTCAACTAGTATCATTAAAAGCTCACCTATTTCTTTTTCTTTTAATGCATCAACCATTGCAACTATCTGATCTCCTGAAACAGTGGCAGAAGTAGTAATTACCCCTGCCGCTTTGTTTACAAGATTTTGTGCCACATCAAAGACTGCCATTGAAAATTCAAAGGCATGGCTTGCAAGGTAGACTGCTATAAACATCTTTATAATGTATTTGAAAAACTCAAAAGTATCTGTATCGTGCATATTATTCTTCTGCATAACCATATTTATGAGTTCAATACATAAAACTGCTGTTATGATAAGACCTGCTATTGGAACAATCACATTATCATTAATGTTTTTTATGAAGTTATATACTTCTCCATTCCAACCCATTGGTGTTTTCCCAACATCAGTTGCAATAACTCCTACCTTGTCATTTATATCTAAGAACATGGACTCAAGATTTGCTTTGATACCTCCGAGTAGCATATCCTTAAAAAATTCAGTTAGCTTGTCAAAGATACCAAACATAGACTTTCTCCTAATTTAAAACATTTGCAAGTAGTGGAATTAATTTAATACCGATTAGTACAATTCCTCCACCAGCCATAAGCTGCTTAATACCTTGAGATTTAGCACCAGGGTTATCATTACCATAACCTTCCATTAAGTTAATAACTCCCCATGCTCCTAAACCTGCACCAATTGCAGTTACAAGTGTCTTTAAAACTCCAACTCCAGCTGTAAAAAATTCCATATTATTCCTCCTCGTTTTCTTGTCTTTTTTCTATTTTGTTTAGTGATTTAACTATAAAGTTCTTGTAGATCTTATCTCCTTTTTTGTTTTCTTTGAAATATCCAAAGACATGGATTAGATCTCCTTTTTCAAATTCTTTTACAATTTCTACCTTTTCTCCATATACTGAGCAATTTGTATATTCTTTGCCCTTTCCATAATTTTTTACAAGAGCAAAATTTGCTACTTGAACACTTTCTCCATCTTTTTCAAATTCTGAAAATTCAGCTTCTTTAACTAAATTTGCATTAATATTTATCATTTCTCTATCCATTAATTTCTTCTCCTTAATCTAAAAATTTCAATTAAAAAAGCGACTGAACTTATAATTCAATCGCTAAATGCCTTATATATTAAATTGTTTTAAGTGGGACTTCTTATCCTTACCATCTTAACCTCCTAATTTTGAGTATAAAAATAGACGATAGAGTTTTTAATTTCTATCGCCTATCAACACTTTATTTCTAGTCTTCTAAAATGGATACTTCAAGGTCTATCGCTTTAAATGTAACATTTATTCCTACTTCGTCCTCTACTGTTTTTTCAAATAGCTCAGCTATATCATATGGAGACATATCATATATATTTTCATACCATTCATTGCTTTCATCGTACATTGTCTCACATATTGCTTCAATATAATTTTTCTTATCCCTTGTGAGTTCTGTATCACTTTCCATAATAAATTGCTCACCATTTATATTTAATATAATTAAAGATGATTTTCTATTTTCACACATTTTGCTTTCTCCATAAACTCAAATATTTAACCTATTTATTTTATAACTTGATTTTAACTTTACCTTATCTCTATTTGTTAAATACTCTTCCACATCAAATAAATTCTTCTTATCATAATCTTCCAATAACTTGTAATTCTTATGCTTTGTAATATCGAATTTATCTGACAAGAAAGGTCTTACTCCTCTTAGTTGG includes these proteins:
- a CDS encoding VirB6/TrbL-like conjugal transfer protein, CD1112 family — its product is MFGIFDKLTEFFKDMLLGGIKANLESMFLDINDKVGVIATDVGKTPMGWNGEVYNFIKNINDNVIVPIAGLIITAVLCIELINMVMQKNNMHDTDTFEFFKYIIKMFIAVYLASHAFEFSMAVFDVAQNLVNKAAGVITTSATVSGDQIVAMVDALKEKEIGELLMILVETSLVRIAIQCISLTITLIVYGRMFEIYVYSSVSSIPFATMGNKEWGQIGTNYIKGLFALGLQGLFLMICLGIYTVLIRTVQVTDIHASLFSILGYALLLGLMMFKSGTIAKSIMNTH
- a CDS encoding Maff2 family mobile element protein; translated protein: MEFFTAGVGVLKTLVTAIGAGLGAWGVINLMEGYGNDNPGAKSQGIKQLMAGGGIVLIGIKLIPLLANVLN
- a CDS encoding single-stranded DNA-binding protein yields the protein MDREMININANLVKEAEFSEFEKDGESVQVANFALVKNYGKGKEYTNCSVYGEKVEIVKEFEKGDLIHVFGYFKENKKGDKIYKNFIVKSLNKIEKRQENEEE